One window of Camelina sativa cultivar DH55 chromosome 4, Cs, whole genome shotgun sequence genomic DNA carries:
- the LOC104783288 gene encoding uncharacterized protein LOC104783288 isoform X2 — protein sequence MKQLALILSVINLLLLVHGNEGSAVGDPGMKRDGLRVAFEAWNFCNEVGLEAPHMGSPRAADCFDVSSKCGKAHITLNHSPHITDQSNNTASGYSLAHKVSHSDNELGVGKPKPGIISDAALHNPDLYAVEKELYLGSLCQVADKPNPWSFWMVMLKNGNYDTKSGLCPQNGKKIPPFSQPGLFPCFGSGCMNQPTLNHGKTELLRDGQTMKGWFNGTYELEANLGKELDGISYYEVVWEKRVGVGGWLFKHKLKTSAKYPWLMLYLRADATKGFSGGYHYDTRGMLKTLPESPNFKVRLTLNIKQGGGPKSQFYLVDIGSCWKNNGQPCDGDVTTDVTRYSEMIINPETALWCNPKTLHNCPPYHTFRNGTRVHRTDHQSFPYEAYHVYCAPGNAEHLELPVGTCDAYSNPQAQEIVQLLPHPVWGEYGYPTRLGDGWVGDPRTWELDVGGLSSRLYFYQDPGTTPARRIWTSVDVGTEIYKEDEAVAEWDLSDFDVLIT from the exons ATGAAGCAATTGGCTCTAATCCTGTCCGTGATAAACTTGCTTCTCCTGGTTCATGGGAACGAGGGATCAGCGGTTGGGGATCCCGGGATGAAGAGAGATGGTCTCAGAGTGGCGTTTGAAGCTTGGAACTTCTGCAATGAGGTTGGCTTGGAAGCTCCTCACATGGGTAGTCCTCGAGCCGCTGATTGCTTCGATGTCTCCTCTAAATGCGGCAAAGCACACATTACATTGAATCATTCACCACACATAACAgaccaatcaaacaacacagcaa GTGGATATTCCTTGGCGCACAAGGTATCTCACTCGGATAACGAGCTAGGGGTCGGAAAGCCTAAACCAGGAATCATATCAGATGCAGCGTTGCATAACCCTGACCTTTACGCGGTCGAGAAGGAACTCTACCTAGGCTCTCTCTGTCAAGTCGCAGACAAACCAAACCCATGGAGTTTCTGGATGGTAATGCTCAAAAACGGAAACTACGACACCAAATCTGGTCTCTGTCCTCAAAACGGCAAAAAGATCCCACCTTTCAGTCAACCCGGATTATTCCCCTGTTTCGGAAGCGGTTGTATGAACCAACCGACGCTGAACCACGGAAAGACCGAGCTTCTGAGAGATGGTCAGACCATGAAGGGATGGTTCAATGGTACGTACGAGCTGGAGGCAAATTTGGGAAAGGAGTTGGATGGGATAAGTTATTACGAGGTTGTGTGGGAGAAGAGAGTTGGTGTTGGTGGTTGGCTCTTTAAACACAAGCTTAAAACTTCAGCTAAGTACCCATGGCTTATGCTTTACCTCAGAGCTGATGCCACTAAAGGATTCTCTGGTGGGTACCATTATGACACTAGAGGAATGCTCAAAACA CTTCCGGAGTCACCAAACTTCAAAGTGAGACTAACACTAAATATAAAACAAGGAGGAGGACCAAAGAGTCAGTTCTACCTTGTTGACATCGGAAGCTGCTGGAAAAACAACGGCCAGCCCTGCGACGGTGACGTAACCACCGACGTAACTCGTTACTCGGAGATGATTATAAACCCCGAAACTGCACTCTGGTGCAACCCCAAGACTCTACACAACTGTCCACCGTACCACACGTTTCGAAACGGCACCAGAGTCCACCGCACAGACCACCAGAGTTTCCCTTACGAGGCTTACCATGTTTACTGTGCGCCAGGAAACGCGGAGCATCTCGAGCTTCCGGTGGGGACTTGTGATGCTTATAGTAACCCACAAGCTCAGGAGATTGTACAGCTTTTGCCTCACCCGGTTTGGGGTGAATATGGGTATCCGACCCGGTTGGGTGATGGTTGGGTGGGTGACCCGAGAACTTGGGAGCTTGATGTTGGTGGCTTGTCCAGTAGGCTTTACTTCTACCAG GATCCCGGTACGACTCCGGCGAGGAGGATTTGGACATCGGTGGATGTTGGTACCGAGATTtataaagaagatgaagcagtTGCAGAATGGGATCTCTCTGATTTCGATGTTCTTATTACTTGA
- the LOC104783288 gene encoding uncharacterized protein LOC104783288 isoform X1 has product MKQLALILSVINLLLLVHGNEGSAVGDPGMKRDGLRVAFEAWNFCNEVGLEAPHMGSPRAADCFDVSSKCGKAHITLNHSPHITDQSNNTATGGYSLAHKVSHSDNELGVGKPKPGIISDAALHNPDLYAVEKELYLGSLCQVADKPNPWSFWMVMLKNGNYDTKSGLCPQNGKKIPPFSQPGLFPCFGSGCMNQPTLNHGKTELLRDGQTMKGWFNGTYELEANLGKELDGISYYEVVWEKRVGVGGWLFKHKLKTSAKYPWLMLYLRADATKGFSGGYHYDTRGMLKTLPESPNFKVRLTLNIKQGGGPKSQFYLVDIGSCWKNNGQPCDGDVTTDVTRYSEMIINPETALWCNPKTLHNCPPYHTFRNGTRVHRTDHQSFPYEAYHVYCAPGNAEHLELPVGTCDAYSNPQAQEIVQLLPHPVWGEYGYPTRLGDGWVGDPRTWELDVGGLSSRLYFYQDPGTTPARRIWTSVDVGTEIYKEDEAVAEWDLSDFDVLIT; this is encoded by the exons ATGAAGCAATTGGCTCTAATCCTGTCCGTGATAAACTTGCTTCTCCTGGTTCATGGGAACGAGGGATCAGCGGTTGGGGATCCCGGGATGAAGAGAGATGGTCTCAGAGTGGCGTTTGAAGCTTGGAACTTCTGCAATGAGGTTGGCTTGGAAGCTCCTCACATGGGTAGTCCTCGAGCCGCTGATTGCTTCGATGTCTCCTCTAAATGCGGCAAAGCACACATTACATTGAATCATTCACCACACATAACAgaccaatcaaacaacacagcaa CAGGTGGATATTCCTTGGCGCACAAGGTATCTCACTCGGATAACGAGCTAGGGGTCGGAAAGCCTAAACCAGGAATCATATCAGATGCAGCGTTGCATAACCCTGACCTTTACGCGGTCGAGAAGGAACTCTACCTAGGCTCTCTCTGTCAAGTCGCAGACAAACCAAACCCATGGAGTTTCTGGATGGTAATGCTCAAAAACGGAAACTACGACACCAAATCTGGTCTCTGTCCTCAAAACGGCAAAAAGATCCCACCTTTCAGTCAACCCGGATTATTCCCCTGTTTCGGAAGCGGTTGTATGAACCAACCGACGCTGAACCACGGAAAGACCGAGCTTCTGAGAGATGGTCAGACCATGAAGGGATGGTTCAATGGTACGTACGAGCTGGAGGCAAATTTGGGAAAGGAGTTGGATGGGATAAGTTATTACGAGGTTGTGTGGGAGAAGAGAGTTGGTGTTGGTGGTTGGCTCTTTAAACACAAGCTTAAAACTTCAGCTAAGTACCCATGGCTTATGCTTTACCTCAGAGCTGATGCCACTAAAGGATTCTCTGGTGGGTACCATTATGACACTAGAGGAATGCTCAAAACA CTTCCGGAGTCACCAAACTTCAAAGTGAGACTAACACTAAATATAAAACAAGGAGGAGGACCAAAGAGTCAGTTCTACCTTGTTGACATCGGAAGCTGCTGGAAAAACAACGGCCAGCCCTGCGACGGTGACGTAACCACCGACGTAACTCGTTACTCGGAGATGATTATAAACCCCGAAACTGCACTCTGGTGCAACCCCAAGACTCTACACAACTGTCCACCGTACCACACGTTTCGAAACGGCACCAGAGTCCACCGCACAGACCACCAGAGTTTCCCTTACGAGGCTTACCATGTTTACTGTGCGCCAGGAAACGCGGAGCATCTCGAGCTTCCGGTGGGGACTTGTGATGCTTATAGTAACCCACAAGCTCAGGAGATTGTACAGCTTTTGCCTCACCCGGTTTGGGGTGAATATGGGTATCCGACCCGGTTGGGTGATGGTTGGGTGGGTGACCCGAGAACTTGGGAGCTTGATGTTGGTGGCTTGTCCAGTAGGCTTTACTTCTACCAG GATCCCGGTACGACTCCGGCGAGGAGGATTTGGACATCGGTGGATGTTGGTACCGAGATTtataaagaagatgaagcagtTGCAGAATGGGATCTCTCTGATTTCGATGTTCTTATTACTTGA
- the LOC104783290 gene encoding uncharacterized protein LOC104783290 isoform X3, producing MLFFRSLSTRQPEYSPEEFSRANKELRKLRDSMELITDLRAKQKEIDGLRSLVSESSDDKDMLDMAVSELDEAMEEEKRLQTLLLKSLLPKDEADERDCILEVRAGTGGEEASLFAMDIFRMYERYSQKKGWKFDIVDITESDMKGYKEASAAICGASVYGKLKFESGIHRVQRIPITEKSGRIHTSAISVAILPQADEVDVQLRNEDLRIDTYRSGGCGGQHANTTNSAVRIIHLPTGMMVSIQDERSQHMNRAKALKVLCARLYEIERLRIQSSRSKLRSEQIGSGDRSGRIRTYNFPQGRVTDHRVGITHHAIEDMMQGENLDMFIDALLLRQEMDAIASFSSTS from the exons ATGCTTTTCTTCAGAAGCTTATCAACCAG ACAGCCTGAGTATTCACCAGAAGAGTTTTCAAGAGCTAATAAGGAGCTTCGGAAGCTTAGAGATTCAATGGAGCTGATCACTGATTTGAGGGCCAAACAAAAG GAGATTGATGGACTGAGATCCCTGGTGTCGGAAAGCTCGGATGATAAGGATATGCTTGATATGGCTGTAAGTGAATTAGATGAGGcgatggaagaagaaaaaagacttCAAACTTTATTGCTCAAGTCTTTGCTTCCTAAAGATGAAGCTGATGAGAGGGATTGCATTTTGGAGGTGAGAGCAG GTACTGGTGGAGAAGAGGCTTCTTTGTTTGCTATGGACATATTCAGAAT GTACGAAAGGTATTCACAGAAGAAAGGTTGGAAGTTTGATATTGTAGATATCACTGAGTCGGATATGAAAGGATATAAA GAAGCCAGTGCTGCAATATGTGGAGCCAGTGTCTACGGAAAACTTAAGTTCGAGAGTGGTATTCACAGGGTTCAG CGTATTCCTATCACAGAGAAATCTGGACGAATTCACACCAGCGCTATATCTGTTGCCATCCTTCCCCAGGCTGATGAG GTAGATGTTCAGCTAAGGAATGAAGATTTGAGGATTGATACTTACAGGTCTGGTGGCTGCGGTGGTCAACACGCCAACACAACAAACAGCGCAGTCCGAATAATCCATCTTCCAACGGGGATGATGGTCTCAATCCAAGATGAAAGATCACAACATATG AACAGAGCCAAAGCACTAAAAGTGCTCTGTGCAAGGCTCTATGAAATTGAAAGATTAAGAATACAGAGCAGTAGATCAAAGCTACGGTCGGAACAG ATTGGCAGTGGAGATCGATCTGGAAGGATTCGTACATACAATTTTCCACAAGGGCGAGTGACGGATCACCGTGTGGGAATCACTCACCATGCCATTGAAGATATGATGCAGGGAGAGAACCTGGACATGTTCATTGATGCCCTTCTCTTACGCCAAGAAATGGACGCAATTGCTTCATTCAGCTCCACTTCATGA
- the LOC104783290 gene encoding uncharacterized protein LOC104783290 isoform X1 — MRRLIRAYFLSNLVRSCSRGPHLNDRRSTLSSKMVRLYTTETEPQLSPDLIKIMDQRLSAIEHRNAFLQKLINQPEYSPEEFSRANKELRKLRDSMELITDLRAKQKEIDGLRSLVSESSDDKDMLDMAVSELDEAMEEEKRLQTLLLKSLLPKDEADERDCILEVRAGTGGEEASLFAMDIFRMYERYSQKKGWKFDIVDITESDMKGYKEASAAICGASVYGKLKFESGIHRVQRIPITEKSGRIHTSAISVAILPQADEVDVQLRNEDLRIDTYRSGGCGGQHANTTNSAVRIIHLPTGMMVSIQDERSQHMNRAKALKVLCARLYEIERLRIQSSRSKLRSEQIGSGDRSGRIRTYNFPQGRVTDHRVGITHHAIEDMMQGENLDMFIDALLLRQEMDAIASFSSTS, encoded by the exons atgaggAGGTTGATTCGGGCTTACTTCTTGAGTAATCTGGTTAGATCTTGCTCGAGAGGTCCCCATTTAAACGATCGTCGAAGCACACTCTCGTCCAAGATGGTTCGTCTTTACACCACCG AAACGGAACCTCAGTTGTCTCCAGATCTTATTAAGATAATGGATCAGAGGTTATCAGCCATAGAACACCGAAATGCTTTTCTTCAGAAGCTTATCAACCAG CCTGAGTATTCACCAGAAGAGTTTTCAAGAGCTAATAAGGAGCTTCGGAAGCTTAGAGATTCAATGGAGCTGATCACTGATTTGAGGGCCAAACAAAAG GAGATTGATGGACTGAGATCCCTGGTGTCGGAAAGCTCGGATGATAAGGATATGCTTGATATGGCTGTAAGTGAATTAGATGAGGcgatggaagaagaaaaaagacttCAAACTTTATTGCTCAAGTCTTTGCTTCCTAAAGATGAAGCTGATGAGAGGGATTGCATTTTGGAGGTGAGAGCAG GTACTGGTGGAGAAGAGGCTTCTTTGTTTGCTATGGACATATTCAGAAT GTACGAAAGGTATTCACAGAAGAAAGGTTGGAAGTTTGATATTGTAGATATCACTGAGTCGGATATGAAAGGATATAAA GAAGCCAGTGCTGCAATATGTGGAGCCAGTGTCTACGGAAAACTTAAGTTCGAGAGTGGTATTCACAGGGTTCAG CGTATTCCTATCACAGAGAAATCTGGACGAATTCACACCAGCGCTATATCTGTTGCCATCCTTCCCCAGGCTGATGAG GTAGATGTTCAGCTAAGGAATGAAGATTTGAGGATTGATACTTACAGGTCTGGTGGCTGCGGTGGTCAACACGCCAACACAACAAACAGCGCAGTCCGAATAATCCATCTTCCAACGGGGATGATGGTCTCAATCCAAGATGAAAGATCACAACATATG AACAGAGCCAAAGCACTAAAAGTGCTCTGTGCAAGGCTCTATGAAATTGAAAGATTAAGAATACAGAGCAGTAGATCAAAGCTACGGTCGGAACAG ATTGGCAGTGGAGATCGATCTGGAAGGATTCGTACATACAATTTTCCACAAGGGCGAGTGACGGATCACCGTGTGGGAATCACTCACCATGCCATTGAAGATATGATGCAGGGAGAGAACCTGGACATGTTCATTGATGCCCTTCTCTTACGCCAAGAAATGGACGCAATTGCTTCATTCAGCTCCACTTCATGA
- the LOC104783292 gene encoding pectinesterase 4, whose translation MIGKVVVSVASILLIVGVAIGVVAFINKNGDTNLSPQMKAVQGICQSTSDKASCVKTLEPVKSEDPNKLIRAFMLATKDAITKSSNFTDKTEGNMGSSISPNNKAVLEYCKRVFMYALEDLATIIEEMGEDLNQIGSKFDQLKQWLTGVYNYQTDCLDDIAEDDLRKTIEEGILDSKILTRNAIDIFHTVVSAMAKINNKVDEFKNATGTTPVNKGAPPVADESPVADPDGPARRLLEDMDQTGIPTWVSGADRKLMARAGRGRRGGGTGRIRATFVVAKDGSGQFNTVQAAVNACPEKNLGRCIIHIKAGVYREQVIIPKKKNNIFMFGDGARKTVITYNRSAGLSPGTTTSLSATVQVESEGFMAKWMGFKNTAGPMGHQAAAIRVNGDRAVIFNCRFDGYQDTFYVNNGREFYRNCVISGTVDFMFGKSATVVQNSLIVVRKGSKGQYNTVTADGNEIGFAVKIGIVLQNCRIVPDRKLTPERFTVASYLGRPWKKFSTTVIVNTEMGDLIRPEGWRIWDGESYHTTCKYIEYNNRGPGANTNRRVNWAKIARSAGEVNGFSVVNWLGPINWIQEANIPVTLGI comes from the exons atgatcggAAAAGTTGTTGTCTCGGTGGCCTCCATCCTCTTAATAGTTGGAGTAGCCATTGGAGTCGTTGCcttcataaacaaaaatggtgATACTAATCTATCTCCACAAATGAAAGCGGTGCAAGGAATTTGCCAGTCGACTTCCGACAAAGCCTCATGTGTCAAAACTCTCGAGCCGGTCAAGAGCGAAGACCCAAACAAACTGATCAGGGCATTCATGCTCGCTACAAAAGACGCAATTACCAAATCGTCTAACTTCACGGATAAAACCGAAGGAAACATGGGTTCGAGCATCTCGCCAAACAACAAAGCTGTTCTTGAATACTGCAAGAGAGTTTTCATGTACGCTCTTGAGGATCTCGCCACCATTATTGAGGAAATGGGTGAAGATCTTAACCAGATCGGGAGCAAATTTGACCAACTTAAACAATGGTTAACCGGTGTTTACAATTATCAAACTGATTGTCTTGACGATATCGCAGAAGACGATTTAAGAAAGACTATTGAAGAGGGCATTTTAGACTCCAAGATTCTCACTAGAAACGCTATTGACATCTTTCACACTGTCGTTAGCGCTATGGCCAAGATTAATAACAAGGTTGACGAATTCAAGAACGCAACAGGAACAACTCCCGTCAACAAAGGAGCCCCTCCTGTTGCTGATGAATCTCCTGTGGCCGACCCAGATGGTCCTGCTCGCCGTCTTCTTGAAGACATGGACCAGACCGGAATCCCAACATGGGTTTCAGGTGCTGACAGGAAGCTCATGGCTAGGGCTGGACGTGGCCGTAGAGGTGGCGGTACTGGTAGGATCAGAGCGACCTTTGTGGTAGCTAAGGACGGAAGCGGACAGTTTAATACGGTTCAAGCAGCCGTTAATGCTTGCCCTGAGAAGAACCTAGGCAGATGCATCATCCACATAAAGGCGGGTGTCTACAGAGAGCAAGTAATCATtcctaagaagaagaacaacatctTCATGTTCGGAGATGGTGCAAGAAAGACTGTCATTACTTACAACAGAAGTGCTGGTCTCAGCCCTGGAACCACCACATCCCTTAGTGCCACAGTTC AGGTTGAATCGGAAGGATTCATGGCGAAATGGATGGGATTCAAGAACACCGCCGGTCCCATGGGACACCAAGCCGCGGCTATTAGAGTGAACGGAGACCGTGCCGTGATCTTCAACTGCAGGTTCGACGGTTACCAAGACACCTTTTACGTGAACAACGGTCGTGAGTTCTACAGAAACTGTGTCATCTCAGGCACAGTCGACTTCATGTTCGGCAAATCCGCAACTGTGGTCCAAAATTCACTCATTGTTGTCCGTAAAGGAAGCAAGGGACAATACAACACGGTCACAGCTGATGGAAATGAAATAGGCTTTGCGGTGAAAATCGGTATCGTCCTCCAAAACTGCCGCATCGTTCCCGACAGGAAACTAACGCCAGAGAGATTCACCGTGGCGTCATATTTGGGAAGACCGTGGAAGAAATTCTCGACCACCGTGATTGTCAACACCGAGATGGGAGATTTGATTAGACCAGAAGGTTGGAGGATTTGGGATGGGGAAAGTTACCACACGACATGTAAGTACATTGAGTACAACAACCGTGGACCAGGAGCTAACACTAACAGAAGAGTTAATTGGGCTAAGATCGCTAGGTCTGCAGGTGAAGTCAATGGCTTCTCTGTTGTTAACTGGTTAGGTCCGATTAACTGGATTCAAGAAGCTAATATTCCTGTCACGCTTGGAATATAA
- the LOC104783291 gene encoding LOW QUALITY PROTEIN: pectinesterase 5-like (The sequence of the model RefSeq protein was modified relative to this genomic sequence to represent the inferred CDS: inserted 1 base in 1 codon) — protein sequence MIGKVVVSVASILLIVGVAIGVVAYINKNGDTNLSPQMKAXQGICQSTSDKASCVKTLEPVKSDDPNKLIKAFMLATQDAITKSSNFTGKTEGNMGSSISPNNKAVLVYCKRVFMYALEDLSTIVEEMGEDLNQIGSKIDQLKQWLTGVYNYQTDCLDDIEEDDLRKTIGEGIASSKILTSNAIDIFHTVVSAMAKLNIKVDEFKNFTGGIFTPSDKGAAPANKGAPPVDDESPVADPDGPARRLLEDMDQTGTPTWVSGADRKLMAKAGRGGDGGAARIRATFVVAKDGSGQFKTVQQAVNACPEKNPGRCIIHIKAGIYKEQVIIPKKKNNIFMFGDGARKTVITYNRSVKLSPGTTTSLSGTVQVESEGFMAKWIGFKNTAGPMGHQAVAIRVNGDRAVIFNCRFDGYQDTLYVNNGRQFYRNIVVSGTVDFIFGKSATVIQNSLIVVRKGNKGQFNTVTADGNEKGLAMKIGIVLQNCRIVPDKKLAAERLTVASYLGRPWKQYSTTVIMNTEMGDLIRPEGWKIWDGENFHKSCRYVEYNNRGPGAITNRRVDWVKIARSAGEVNDFTVANWLGPINWIQEANVPVTLGL from the exons atgattGGAAAAGTTGTTGTCTCCGTGGCCTCCATCCTCTTAATAGTTGGAGTAGCCATAGGAGTCGTTGcctacataaacaaaaatggtgATACTAATCTGTCTCCACAAATGAAAG GTCAAGGAATTTGCCAGTCGACTTCCGACAAAGCCTCATGTGTCAAAACTCTCGAGCCGGTTAAGAGCGATGACCCAAACAAACTGATCAAGGCCTTCATGCTCGCTACACAAGACGCAATAACCAAATCGTCTAACTTCACGGGTAAAACCGAAGGAAACATGGGCTCGAGCATCTCGCCAAACAACAAAGCTGTTCTTGTGTACTGCAAGAGAGTTTTCATGTACGCTCTTGAGGATCTCTCTACCATTGTTGAGGAAATGGGCGAAGATCTTAACCAGATCGGGAGCAAAATTGATCAGCTTAAACAATGGTTAACCGGTGTTTACAATTACCAAACCGATTGTCTTGACGATATCGAAGAAGACGATTTAAGAAAGACTATTGGAGAGGGCATTGCAAGCTCCAAGATTCTCACTAGCAACGCTATTGACATCTTCCACACTGTCGTTAGCGCCATGGCCAAGCTTAACATCAAGGTTGACGAATTCAAGAACTTTACAGGTGGAATCTTCACTCCTTCCGACAAAGGAGCAGCTCCCGCCAACAAAGGAGCCCCTCCTGTTGATGATGAATCTCCCGTGGCCGACCCAGATGGTCCTGCTCGTCGTCTTCTTGAAGACATGGACCAGACCGGAACCCCAACATGGGTTTCGGGTGCTGACAGGAAGCTCATGGCTAAGGCTGGACGTGGCGGTGACGGCGGCGCTGCTAGGATCAGAGCGACCTTTGTGGTGGCTAAGGACGGAAGTGGACAGTTTAAGACGGTTCAACAAGCCGTTAATGCTTGTCCTGAGAAGAACCCAGGCCGATGCATCATCCACATCAAGGCTGGTATCTACAAAGAGCAAGTAATCATccctaagaagaagaacaacatctTCATGTTTGGAGATGGTGCAAGAAAGACCGTCATTACTTACAACAGAAGTGTCAAACTCAGCCCTGGAACCACCACTTCCCTTAGTGGCACAGTTC AGGTTGAATCAGAAGGATTCATGGCAAAATGGATCGGATTCAAGAACACCGCTGGTCCCATGGGACACCAAGCTGTGGCTATCAGAGTGAACGGAGACCGTGCTGTTATCTTCAACTGTAGGTTCGATGGTTACCAAGACACCTTGTACGTGAACAACGGTCGTCAGTTCTACAGAAATATTGTCGTCTCAGGAACAGTCGACTTCATCTTCGGCAAATCCGCAACTGTGATCCAAAACTCACTCATTGTTGTCCGTAAAGGAAACAAGGGACAATTCAACACAGTCACAGCCGACGGAAACGAAAAGGGTTTAGCGATGAAAATCGGTATCGTCCTCCAAAACTGTCGCATCGTTCCCGACAAAAAACTAGCGGCGGAGAGATTAACCGTGGCGTCATACTTGGGAAGGCCGTGGAAGCAATACTCGACCACCGTGATTATGAACACTGAGATGGGAGACTTGATTAGACCAGAAGGTTGGAAGATCTGGGATGGGGAGAATTTCCACAAGTCATGCAGGTACGTTGAGTACAACAACCGTGGACCAGGAGCTATCACTAACAGAAGAGTCGATTGGGTTAAGATCGCCAGGTCTGCAGGTGAGGTCAATGACTTCACTGTTGCTAACTGGTTAGGCCCGATTAACTGGATTCAAGAGGCCAATGTTCCTGTCACGCTTGGATTATAA
- the LOC104783293 gene encoding probable pectinesterase/pectinesterase inhibitor produces the protein MNTPIKLAFLILCISLTATAFIVPEKRDAVTPEHLKAVDGICSVVQDKRLCSITLRGVPSNDPAVLVRYLATAAETSVKKGLKFLEGIKPKYKGNAFATTCITGCEKQLHNALEDFADFWKAAGKNLSSMADNYFTCKKKMTSIFTYHSTCLDDIYDKTLHKVVEGGIGLGKRMSGESVDVFAGMGKVFNTFNIKTKLNQQDTDALLPPPLSFYYY, from the coding sequence atgaacactCCAATAAAACTCGCCTTTCTCATTCTCTGCATCTCCCTCACCGCAACCGCATTCATAGTTCCAGAAAAACGCGACGCCGTTACACCAGAACACCTAAAGGCCGTCGATGGAATCTGCAGCGTTGTGCAAGACAAACGTCTATGTAGCATTACCCTAAGAGGCGTCCCAAGCAATGATCCAGCCGTTTTGGTCCGTTACTTAGCCACGGCCGCTGAAACGTCCGTTAAAAAGGGTTTGAAGTTCCTCGAAGGGATCAAACCTAAATACAAAGGAAACGCCTTTGCCACAACTTGCATCACCGGCTGTGAAAAACAGCTACACAACGCCTTGGAAGACTTTGCAGATTTCTGGAAAGCCGCAGGAAAAAACTTATCGAGCATGGCTGACAACTACTTCACatgtaagaagaagatgacttcTATCTTCACTTACCATTCCACTTGTCTCGATGATATTTACGACAAGACGTTACACAAAGTGGTCGAAGGAGGGATTGGGCTTGGGAAAAGAATGAGTGGTGAGTCAGTGGATGTGTTCGCTGGAATGGGCAAAGTCTTTAACACTTTCAACATTAAGACAAAACTTAACCAGCAAGATACCGATGCCTTGCTCCCACCACCATTGTCCTTTTATTactattga